One segment of Gasterosteus aculeatus chromosome 3, fGasAcu3.hap1.1, whole genome shotgun sequence DNA contains the following:
- the cactin gene encoding splicing factor Cactin, translating to MESRSRRRSRSKSRSRSRDRRNRSRISRSRSPETRRRRSPSFDPKRTARGRGRSGSGNSSVGSPDRRRPQHRGDRPGSRSDSESDRRRGALRPGSRSRARSSSSDSCDPNVRRQGKEMKNRRGKSLERRRAQSQSSSDSHDEASNIERRRQRSPDRGSPTRNRQRREPDRGRERWESNTKDRDRKGDGDKSLERRKRSEEREQGRSERGRELADRGRQRSSSPDSSDSSESDHGGRVVKEKEDKKNQREMLKALETPEEKRSRRLAKKEAKEKKRREKMGWSEEYMGYTNADNPFGDNNLLGTFKWQKALDKKGIGHLGEKELKDRNKCIQEENRRELQKVKQLRLEREREKAMRETELEMLQREKEAEHFKTWAEQEDNFHLHQAKLRSKIRIRDGRAKPIDLLAKYISAEDDDLAVEMHEPYTFLNGLTVTDMDDLLEDIKVYMELEQGKNVDFWRDMTTITEDEISKLRKLEASGKGPGDRREGINTAVTIDVQTVFKGKTYSQLQALHLNIETKIRAGGSNLDVGYWESLLQQVRVYMSRARLRERHQDVLRQKLFKLKQEQGVESEPLFPIIKEELRSEDDEETKAEEPGQSSSPATRDKNRETEGDDEGAGPSTSAEGDADGGDKKNEEKEGEVVEAVLTEEDLIQQSQAEYDSGRYSPTLLTTSELPLDTHTTTPEEDETRLQLARTQLQVTGDASESAEDAFIRRAKQGMGNDEAQFSVELPITGKMYLWADKYRPRKPRFFNRVHTGFEWNKYNQTHYDFDNPPPKIVQGYKFNIFYPDLIDKRSTPQYFLEPSPDNKDFGTLRFHAGPPYEDIAFKIVNREWEYSHRHGFRCQFSNGIFQLWFHFKRYRYRR from the exons ATGGAGTCCAGATCACGACGTCGGTCCCGCTCTAAGTCCAGAAGTCGCAGTCGGGATCGGCGAAACCGATCCAGAATAAGCAGGTCTCGATCTCCGGAGACAAGGAGACGCCGCAGTCCGTCTTTCGATCCGAAAAGAACCGCCCGCGGACGGGGGCGGTCCGGCAGCGGGAACTCCAGCGTTGGCTCTCCCGACCGACGTCGGCCCCAACACAGGGGGGACCGGCCGGGTTCCAGGAGCGACTCGGAGAGCGACAGGAGGCGAGGAGCGCTCCGGCCCGGCAGCAGGTCCAGGGCCCGATCATCGAG TTCGGATTCATGTGATCCCAACGTGAGGAGGCAGGGAAAGGAGATGAAGAACCGGAGAGGAAAATCTCTAGAGCGAAGGAGGGCACAGTCCCAGTCCAGCTCTGACTCCCACGACGAAGCCAGCAACATAGAAAGGAGAAGGCAGAGAAGCCCAGACCGGGGGAGTCCAACCAGAAATAGGCAGAGGAGGGAGCCggacagaggcagagagaggtggGAGAGCAACACCAAAGACAGGGACAGAAAAGGAGACGGTGACAAAAGCCTGGAGCGCAGGAAGAGGAGTGAAGAGAGGGAGCAAGGGAGGAGCGAGAGAGGCCGAGAGCTGGCCGACAGAGGCCGGCAGCGCTCCAGTTCCCCCGATTCGTCTGATAGCTCAGAGTCTGATCACGGTGGCCGTGTAGTCAAAGAAAAGGAGGACAAGAAAAATCAGAGGGAGATGCTGAAGGCGCTGGAGACGCCAGAGGAGAAGAGGTCCAGGAGACTGGCAAAGAAGGAGgcgaaggagaagaaaaggagagaaaagatgGGCTGGAGTGAGGAGTACATGGGTTACACCAATGCAGACAATCCCTTTGGAGACAACAACTTATTGGGCACATTCAAATGGCAGAAG GCGTTGGACAAGAAAGGTATCGGCCATCTGGGAGAGAAAGAGCTCAAAGACCGAAACAAATGCATTCAGGAGGAGAATCGCAGAGAGCTGCAGAAG GTGAAACAGCTGCGTCTGGAGCGGGAGCGGGAGAAGGCCATGAGGGAGACGGAGCTGGAGATGCtccagagggagaaggaggccgAGCATTTCAAGACCTGGGCTGAGCAGGAGGACAACTTCCATCTGCATCAGGCCAAACTGAG GTCGAAGATCCGAATCCGCGACGGTCGCGCCAAGCCCATCGACTTATTGGCCAAGTACATCAGCGCAGAAGACGACGATCTCGCCGTGGAGATGCACGAGCCGTATACCTTCCTCAACGGGCTAACGGTCACCGACATGGACGACCTGCTGGAGGACATTAAG GTGTACATGGAGTTGGAGCAGGGGAAGAACGTGGACTTCTGGAGAGACATGACCACCATCACCGAGGACGAGATCAGCAAACTGAGAAAACTGGAGGCTTCTGGGAAAGGACCGG GTGATCGCCGTGAGGGCATCAACACCGCTGTGACCATCGATGTGCAGACGGTGTTCAAGGGGAAGACGTACAGCCAGCTGCAGGCGCTGCACCTGAACATCGAGACGAAGATTCGGGCTGGAGGATCCAATCTCGATGTCGGCTACTGGGAGAGTCTGCTGCAGCAAGTCAGAGTCTACATGTCCAGGGCGAG GCTGAGGGAGAGGCATCAAGATGTGTTGCGGCAGAAGCTGTTCAAGCTGAAACAGGAACAAGGGGTGGAAAGTGAACCTTTGTTCCCCATCATcaaagaggagctgaggagTGAGGATGACGA ggagacCAAAGCAGAGGAGCCTGGCCAATCGTCATCGCCCGCCACAAGAGACAAGAACCGAGAGACGGAAGGGGACGACGAGGGGGCGGGCCCATCGACGTCCGCGGAGGGAGACGCCGACGGAGGAGACAAGAAGAATGAAGAGAAAGAGGGCGAGGTGGTGGAGGCCGTGCTGACGGAGGAGGATTTGATCCAGCAGAGTCAGGCGGAGTACGACTCCGGCCGCTACAGCCCCACGCTGCTCACCACCTCCGAGCTGCCGCTGGACACCCACACCACCACCCCAGAGGAGGACGAGACCAGACTGCAGCTAGCTCGCACACAGCTACAGGTCACAG GAGACGCCAGCGAGAGCGCTGAGGACGCCTTCATCCGCCGCGCCAAACAGGGCATGGGCAACGACGAGGCGCAGTTCAGCGTGGAGCTGCCGATCACCGGGAAGATGTACCTGTGGGCGGACAAGTACCGGCCCCGGAAGCCCCGCTTCTTCAACAGGGTCCACACGGGCTTCGAGTGGAACAAATACAACCAGACCCATTACGACTTCGACAACCCGCCGCCCAAGATCGTCCAGGGTTACAAGTTCAACATCTTCTACCCGGACCTGATCGACAAGCGCTCCACGCCGCAGTACTTCCTCGAGCCCAGTCCCGACAACAAGGACTTTGGGACCTTGCGGTTCCACGCGGGCCCGCCGTACGAGGACATCGCCTTCAAGATCGTGAACAGGGAGTGGGAGTACTCGCACCGACACGGCTTCCGCTGCCAGTTCTCCAATGGTATCTTCCAGCTGTGGTTCCACTTCAAGAGGTACCGCTACAGGAGATAG